One window from the genome of Spirosoma rhododendri encodes:
- a CDS encoding glycosyltransferase family 4 protein, translating to MHTTPYSNIIGKHVLIIVENLPVPFDRRVWQEATTLREAGAEVSIICPRMKGFTTPRETLDGIEIYRHPLPVEASGPLGYLIEYGTSIFWWYWYAIKIFAKKRFQVIHGCNPPDLIFTVALPFKLLGVKYLFDHHDINPEFYIAKFERKDFFYRLMLLFERITYRIADVSIATNESYRQIAIQRGKMHPDDVTIVRSGPKLDRLRIMPGDEACKKGRRYLVGYLGVICESEGIDLLLEAVQQIVAKRQDVQFAIVGGGTSLDDMKKLSADMNLTEYVDFYGRVPDELLLKVLNTADVCVNPDRPTEMNNLSTMNKIMEYMALKKPVVQFDLKEGRFSAQQASLYAEPHNITDFADKITYLLDNEAVRQQMGEFGYNRVLNELSWSHERGKLLGVYDKLLSTFRQRQSVPQPVLSTGLQE from the coding sequence ATGCATACAACTCCCTACTCAAACATTATCGGAAAACACGTGCTGATTATCGTGGAAAACCTGCCGGTGCCGTTCGACCGGCGGGTCTGGCAGGAAGCCACCACCCTGCGCGAAGCTGGTGCCGAGGTCAGCATCATCTGCCCCCGGATGAAAGGCTTTACAACGCCCCGCGAAACACTCGATGGCATCGAGATCTATCGCCATCCGCTGCCCGTAGAAGCATCGGGGCCGCTAGGGTATCTGATCGAATACGGCACGTCGATTTTCTGGTGGTACTGGTACGCCATCAAGATTTTTGCAAAAAAGCGGTTTCAAGTCATCCACGGCTGCAACCCGCCCGACCTGATTTTCACCGTCGCACTACCGTTCAAGCTACTGGGCGTCAAATACCTGTTCGATCACCACGACATCAACCCCGAGTTTTACATCGCCAAGTTCGAGCGGAAAGACTTTTTCTACCGGCTCATGCTGCTCTTCGAGCGGATCACCTACCGCATCGCCGATGTTAGTATTGCCACCAACGAGTCGTACCGGCAGATCGCCATTCAGCGGGGTAAGATGCACCCCGACGATGTGACCATCGTGCGCAGCGGCCCCAAACTCGACCGGCTGCGGATTATGCCCGGCGACGAAGCCTGTAAAAAGGGCCGTCGGTACCTGGTCGGCTATCTGGGGGTAATCTGCGAAAGTGAAGGCATCGACCTCCTGCTGGAAGCGGTGCAGCAGATCGTGGCGAAGCGGCAGGACGTGCAGTTCGCCATCGTAGGGGGTGGCACCAGTCTGGACGACATGAAAAAGCTGTCGGCCGACATGAACCTGACCGAGTACGTCGATTTCTACGGCCGCGTACCCGACGAATTACTGCTGAAGGTGCTCAACACAGCCGACGTCTGCGTGAACCCCGACCGGCCCACCGAGATGAACAACCTTTCGACCATGAACAAGATCATGGAGTACATGGCCCTGAAAAAGCCGGTTGTTCAGTTCGATCTGAAGGAAGGGCGGTTCTCGGCGCAGCAGGCATCGCTCTACGCCGAGCCCCACAACATCACCGACTTCGCCGACAAGATCACGTACCTGCTTGACAACGAAGCGGTACGGCAGCAGATGGGCGAATTCGGCTACAACCGCGTCCTGAATGAACTGTCGTGGTCACACGAGCGGGGTAAACTGCTGGGCGTGTATGATAAACTGCTCAGCACATTCCGGCAACGGCAATCGGTTCCGCAACCGGTACTATCGACAGGATTGCAGGAGTAG
- a CDS encoding heparinase II/III family protein — MTTLRWFYNRLRSMSPAELAFRAQQSMQKRHARRRMGWLPFVRLDALPPPLLPFDPAQTPPVHFSPDQPVFRHTQSIDQPIDWHLDISTGKRFPLLYAHDVDVRTGNNGSAKYAWEINRLLFLPQLAVQYRQTGDRRFLDQLVATTISWQVENPYLTGLNWYSNIEVNIRLLNWFVCWNILDASALAKTDPAFGTFVDSCWVPLIYQHCTYSRANPSYFSSANNHLIAEYAGLFVAATFWQFPESADWEAYARKGLETEIVRQHSAQGINREEAAEYIQFITDFFLLAQVTADRAGKPLSATYQSTLHKVLTYIAQFLDVNGTFPRYGDEDDGRVLMLDEYRPFNNFRSLLASGVVLFGDPFLKQRAEESAKPGFDLKNYVLFGKAGRDRYDAVLPTTALLGSVLYPGEGHFIFRKQTHNPARPLPDEIYIHADAAPLGYLSIAAHGHADALSFLLHIDGCVFLADPGTYSYQTDPLWRNYFISTRAHNTVCFDGQNQARQAGAMLWLDQYKPLVLNSQSDEQADELTATHNGYRAMRCQHTRSLRFEKDTDTLLIIDYVSNLGKQARQVEIVFHFGPAIRIGQAGQTFNLIHPDTPRRLTLTVASALNTECVAGQIDPVPLGWYSDGFYHREPSPTLRTWLTLLPGQSITLRHRLTVGLPTAAPALQATDSVELRH; from the coding sequence ATGACTACGCTACGCTGGTTTTACAACCGTTTGCGCTCCATGTCACCCGCCGAGCTGGCATTTCGGGCGCAGCAGTCGATGCAGAAGCGACACGCGCGCAGACGTATGGGCTGGCTACCGTTTGTTCGGCTGGACGCGCTGCCGCCACCGCTGTTACCCTTCGATCCGGCGCAGACACCCCCGGTGCATTTTTCGCCAGACCAGCCCGTTTTTCGCCATACGCAATCAATAGACCAGCCCATCGACTGGCACCTCGATATCAGTACCGGTAAGCGGTTTCCGCTGCTCTACGCCCACGACGTCGACGTCAGAACGGGCAACAATGGTAGTGCCAAATACGCCTGGGAAATCAACCGATTGCTGTTCCTGCCACAACTGGCCGTACAGTACCGGCAGACCGGCGACCGGCGTTTTCTCGATCAGCTGGTAGCGACTACCATATCGTGGCAGGTCGAAAACCCGTACCTGACGGGGTTGAACTGGTACAGCAACATCGAAGTAAATATTCGGCTGCTGAACTGGTTTGTATGCTGGAATATCCTCGACGCGTCGGCGCTGGCAAAGACCGACCCGGCCTTCGGCACGTTTGTCGACAGTTGCTGGGTGCCGCTGATTTACCAGCACTGCACATACAGCCGGGCCAACCCGTCGTATTTCTCATCGGCCAATAACCATTTGATTGCTGAGTACGCGGGTCTGTTCGTTGCAGCTACGTTCTGGCAATTTCCGGAGTCGGCCGACTGGGAAGCTTACGCCCGCAAAGGGCTTGAAACAGAGATTGTCCGGCAGCACAGCGCGCAGGGTATTAACCGCGAAGAAGCGGCCGAATACATCCAGTTTATCACCGATTTTTTTCTGCTGGCGCAGGTCACGGCCGACCGGGCGGGCAAACCGCTCTCCGCAACATATCAGTCTACGCTGCACAAAGTCCTGACGTACATCGCGCAGTTTCTGGACGTGAACGGTACGTTTCCGCGCTACGGCGACGAAGACGACGGCCGGGTGCTAATGCTCGATGAGTATCGTCCGTTCAACAATTTCCGATCGCTGCTGGCGTCGGGTGTCGTCCTGTTCGGCGACCCGTTTTTAAAACAGCGGGCCGAGGAAAGCGCCAAGCCCGGTTTCGATCTGAAAAACTACGTTCTATTCGGTAAAGCGGGGCGCGACCGGTACGACGCTGTACTCCCGACGACGGCGCTGCTGGGCAGCGTGCTGTACCCTGGCGAAGGCCATTTTATTTTTCGGAAACAGACGCACAACCCCGCCCGGCCACTCCCCGACGAGATTTACATCCATGCTGACGCAGCCCCGCTGGGCTACCTGTCGATCGCAGCCCACGGCCACGCCGATGCGCTGTCGTTTCTGCTACACATCGACGGCTGTGTCTTTCTGGCCGACCCCGGCACCTACAGCTACCAGACCGATCCACTCTGGCGCAATTACTTTATCAGCACCCGCGCCCACAACACGGTTTGCTTCGACGGGCAGAATCAGGCGCGGCAGGCGGGGGCTATGCTCTGGCTCGACCAATACAAGCCGCTCGTACTCAACAGCCAGTCGGACGAGCAGGCCGACGAGCTGACGGCCACCCACAACGGCTACCGGGCCATGCGCTGCCAGCATACGCGGTCGCTGCGCTTCGAGAAAGATACCGACACGCTGCTCATCATCGACTACGTCTCGAATCTGGGCAAGCAGGCCCGGCAGGTCGAGATTGTGTTTCACTTTGGCCCCGCCATCCGGATCGGGCAGGCCGGGCAAACGTTCAATCTGATTCATCCCGATACACCGCGTCGGCTAACGCTTACGGTTGCTTCCGCCCTAAACACTGAATGTGTAGCTGGGCAGATCGATCCCGTACCGCTGGGCTGGTATTCGGACGGGTTCTACCATCGCGAACCCAGCCCGACGCTACGTACCTGGCTGACACTGCTGCCCGGCCAGTCGATTACGCTGCGGCATCGCCTTACGGTTGGCCTGCCGACGGCGGCCCCGGCACTTCAGGCTACCGACTCCGTTGAGTTACGCCACTGA
- a CDS encoding sugar phosphate isomerase/epimerase family protein, translating to MTLINQNSRRDFLKVGALATAAALLPRTNLLAAPATQHAGLQLYTLRNELTKDLEGTLRQVAKIGYKEVEMFAYNGKFFGKSAAEMKALLKSLNLSVPSGHYTVGKAMKGKGTLLDGWKEAVDDAATLGQKYMVCAYLFPDERTKLDDYKEYADLFNKSAEVCKSAGIQFCYHNHDFEFKEMDGQLPYDLLLKNTDPKLVKLELDLYWATFAGQDPVALFKKSPGRYPLWHVKDMEKEGDHTFAPVGTGSINFQRIFDAKKIAGMTHYFVEQDQTKGPALEAIATSYKNLGKLNV from the coding sequence ATGACCCTTATCAACCAAAACTCCCGGCGCGACTTTCTGAAAGTTGGTGCGCTGGCTACGGCGGCTGCGCTGCTGCCCCGGACGAACCTGCTGGCGGCACCCGCTACGCAACACGCTGGCCTGCAACTCTATACGCTCCGCAACGAACTGACGAAAGATCTTGAAGGAACGCTGCGTCAGGTAGCAAAGATTGGCTACAAAGAAGTCGAGATGTTTGCTTACAACGGCAAATTCTTCGGCAAATCAGCGGCTGAAATGAAAGCGTTGCTGAAAAGCCTGAACCTGTCGGTGCCGAGTGGTCACTACACGGTTGGGAAAGCCATGAAAGGCAAGGGTACGCTGCTGGATGGCTGGAAGGAGGCCGTCGACGATGCGGCAACGCTGGGTCAGAAATACATGGTCTGTGCGTACCTGTTTCCCGATGAGCGCACCAAACTCGACGATTACAAAGAGTACGCCGACCTGTTCAATAAGTCAGCGGAAGTGTGTAAGTCGGCCGGTATTCAGTTCTGCTACCATAACCACGACTTTGAATTCAAGGAAATGGACGGTCAGCTGCCGTACGACCTGTTGCTGAAGAACACCGACCCGAAACTGGTTAAGCTCGAACTCGATCTGTACTGGGCGACCTTTGCCGGACAGGACCCCGTCGCGCTGTTCAAGAAAAGCCCCGGCCGCTACCCGCTCTGGCACGTAAAAGACATGGAGAAAGAGGGCGATCATACGTTTGCGCCCGTCGGCACCGGCTCGATCAACTTCCAGCGCATCTTCGACGCCAAGAAAATTGCGGGTATGACCCACTACTTCGTCGAGCAGGATCAGACTAAAGGCCCCGCGCTCGAAGCGATCGCCACGAGCTACAAAAACCTCGGCAAGCTGAACGTGTAA
- a CDS encoding nucleotide sugar dehydrogenase yields the protein MNISIFGLGYVGCVSLGCLAQNGHQVVGVDVNQTKVDQINTGRPTIIEKDIDAIIATQHLLGRIRATTDFREAIFNTDLSIIAVGTPTTAQGHLNLSYIMGVATHFGDVLREKSEQQPGAFHVVALRSTVMPGTCAKIAAMIESRSGLIRDVHFAVVSNPEFLREGTAVHDYYHPPLTLIGTESERAGKLLRRLYDELPAEVVVAETKTAEIMKYVNNTYHALKISFANEVGNICSSLGIDSHEVMDIFCKDKQLNISNYYFKPGFAYGGSCLPKDLKGLQTLAHDLYLQVPVISSIHRTNEIQMQRAIALLMRYSHRNIGFLGIGFKAGTDDLRNSPAVELAETLLGKGFTLKIYDRNVHTSKLTGTNKEYIDQHIPHLSRLMVQDARDLMNWADVLVICTKETEFITLAEEAVGKVVLDLVRLPIDIDASSQYIGINWSQDAAEVPTMGLYR from the coding sequence ATGAACATCAGCATTTTTGGTTTGGGCTACGTGGGTTGCGTCAGCCTGGGTTGTCTGGCGCAGAACGGACATCAGGTCGTGGGGGTTGATGTCAATCAGACGAAAGTCGACCAGATCAACACGGGTCGCCCGACGATTATTGAAAAGGATATCGACGCGATCATCGCGACGCAACATTTGCTGGGACGTATTCGGGCCACAACCGATTTTCGAGAAGCTATTTTCAATACCGACCTGTCGATTATCGCCGTCGGAACACCGACAACGGCGCAGGGGCATCTGAACCTGAGTTATATCATGGGGGTAGCCACCCATTTTGGCGACGTACTGCGCGAAAAGAGCGAACAGCAACCCGGCGCGTTTCACGTCGTGGCACTCCGCTCGACGGTCATGCCCGGTACCTGCGCCAAGATCGCGGCTATGATCGAAAGCCGGTCGGGCCTGATCCGTGACGTTCATTTTGCGGTGGTGAGCAACCCCGAATTTCTGCGCGAAGGCACCGCTGTTCACGACTATTACCACCCGCCACTTACCCTGATCGGCACGGAGTCGGAGCGGGCGGGTAAGCTGTTACGTCGGCTATACGACGAGCTGCCTGCCGAGGTCGTTGTGGCCGAAACCAAGACGGCCGAGATCATGAAGTACGTCAACAATACGTACCACGCGCTGAAGATTTCGTTTGCCAACGAGGTCGGCAATATCTGCTCGTCGCTGGGTATCGATTCGCACGAGGTGATGGATATTTTCTGCAAAGACAAGCAGCTCAACATCTCGAACTACTACTTCAAACCGGGTTTTGCCTACGGCGGATCGTGCCTGCCAAAGGATCTGAAAGGACTTCAAACGCTGGCCCACGACCTGTATTTGCAGGTGCCGGTCATCAGCAGCATTCACCGGACCAACGAGATTCAGATGCAGCGGGCCATTGCACTCCTGATGCGCTACAGTCATCGCAACATCGGTTTTCTGGGCATTGGCTTCAAGGCGGGCACCGACGACCTGCGCAATAGCCCCGCCGTCGAACTGGCCGAAACGCTATTGGGCAAAGGCTTCACGCTGAAAATCTACGACCGTAACGTACACACGTCCAAGCTGACGGGTACCAACAAAGAGTACATCGATCAGCACATTCCGCACCTGTCGCGGCTGATGGTGCAGGATGCCCGCGACCTGATGAACTGGGCCGACGTACTGGTGATCTGCACGAAAGAAACCGAGTTCATCACCCTCGCCGAAGAAGCCGTTGGCAAAGTCGTGCTCGACCTCGTCCGGCTCCCCATCGACATCGACGCCAGCAGTCAGTACATCGGCATCAACTGGTCGCAGGACGCGGCTGAAGTACCCACGATGGGTTTGTACCGGTAG
- a CDS encoding DUF5683 domain-containing protein yields MKHYFLFVLFGALASPIGVLGARPVTMSASAYHCLIGDSLKQPNTTTKRDPRSATVRSLLLPGLGQLYNRQPWKLGLIYGGAGAAFYFFQTNQHLYDKYLAGYRAAYLSTTTGTKTAVVDGYVLSVQQLKRASDQYRQQRDLTLILTVVGWALNAVEANVAAHLMSFDLSDDLSLRVAPSLLPTGVTGFAPGIRLTMNTRR; encoded by the coding sequence ATGAAGCACTATTTCCTGTTTGTCCTGTTTGGCGCGCTTGCCAGTCCCATCGGCGTACTGGGAGCGCGCCCGGTGACTATGTCCGCGTCAGCTTATCACTGCCTGATTGGGGATAGTTTAAAGCAACCGAATACCACCACGAAGCGTGATCCTCGTAGCGCAACAGTGCGTTCGCTGTTACTTCCCGGATTAGGGCAGCTTTACAATCGTCAGCCCTGGAAGCTGGGGCTGATTTATGGCGGGGCTGGTGCGGCCTTTTACTTTTTTCAAACCAATCAGCACTTGTACGACAAGTACCTGGCTGGTTACCGGGCGGCTTATTTGTCTACCACCACTGGTACGAAGACTGCCGTCGTAGACGGGTATGTGCTGAGTGTACAGCAATTGAAACGCGCCAGCGACCAGTACCGGCAACAACGCGATCTGACGCTTATTCTTACCGTTGTCGGGTGGGCGCTAAATGCGGTCGAAGCCAACGTTGCGGCCCACCTGATGAGTTTCGATCTGTCGGATGATTTGTCGTTGCGCGTTGCCCCGTCGCTACTACCAACCGGCGTCACTGGCTTTGCGCCGGGCATCCGCCTGACAATGAACACCCGCCGATGA